From Lepus europaeus isolate LE1 chromosome 3, mLepTim1.pri, whole genome shotgun sequence, a single genomic window includes:
- the LOC133756623 gene encoding ret finger protein-like 4B encodes MAKKLLAATTCPICLEYFSYPVSLSCAHVMCLECFENCNSEGEDVCPISRSVNETPCVEEWKIRDLTYHFRQHGPVLRLHLHLSEELRFQEDVTLDAATAHSLLVLSSDLRSVQCGKPSHHVLEDPSRFTHLVCVLGTPCFSWGRHYWEVEVGEAREWALGVCQESVDRKWKGDLTADQGFWIICKKAGLIHPCSVPDVIVPASPGLHRVGVFLDVDLGEIKFFDVGNNALIYMHRFLSTFESLRPFFCPELPREGATGAPLSICLERPAHLQSLK; translated from the coding sequence ATGGCTAAGAAACTGCTAGCAGCGACCACCTGTCCAATTTGCCTAGAATATTTCTCATATCCCGTCTCCCTCTCCTGTGCACATGTCATGTGCTTAGAATGTTTTGAAAACTGCAATTCAGAAGGAGAGGATGTCTGCCCCATCTCTCGCTCAGTCAACGAGACGCCGTGTGTGGAAGAGTGGAAAATCAGAGATCTGACCTATCACTTCAGGCAGCACGGTCCTGTCCTGAGGCTGCATCTGCACCTCAGTGAAGAGCTGAGGTTCCAGGAGGATGTGACCCTGGACGCAGCGACCGCCCACTCCCTCCTTGTGCTCTCCAGCGATCTGAGGAGCGTCCAGTGTGGGAAGCCCTCCCACCACGTGCTGGAAGACCCCAGCAGGTTCACTCACCTGGTCTGCGTCCTGGGCACCCCGTGCTTCTCCTGGGGCCGCCATTACTGGGAGGTGGAAGTAGGAGAAGCCAGGGAGTGGGCCCTGGGTGTCTGCCAGGAGTCAGTCGACAGGAAGTGGAAGGGTGATTTAACCGCCGACCAGGGTTTCTGGATCATCTGCAAGAAGGCAGGACTCATTCACCCCTGCTCTGTCCCAGATGTAATCGTTCCTGCAAGCCCTGGTCTTCACCGTGTAGGAGTTTTCCTGGATGTGGATTTGGGAGAGATCAAGTTTTTTGATGTTGGAAATAACGCTCTCATCTACATGCACAGGTTCCTCTCCACCTTCGAGTCTCTGCGTCCGTTCTTCTGTCCGGAACTTCCAAGAGAAGGGGCCACTGGTGCCCCACTGAGCATCTGCCTAGAACGTCCAGCCCATCTGCAATCTCTCAAGTGA
- the LOC133756624 gene encoding ret finger protein-like 4B — protein MAKNLLAAATCPICLDYFSRPVSLSCGHVFCFDCLRHWVAGRGDFVLVCPTCRSVSEKVPMEEWLIGKLTLLTRQHSGLLEQSLLLSEEVLRFQEDDVLDTATAHSLLELSSDQRSVECGKTSNNLLEDPSGFPHLVCVLGNTCFSWGRHYWEVEVGEAKEWTLGVWQGSVDTKRKGDLTSDHGFWIICVEGGLIHPCTNTEVIVPASPSLHRVGVFLDVDLGEIKFFDVGNKALIYMHRFLSTLEPFHPFFCFVPF, from the coding sequence ATGGCTAAGAACCTGCTAGCAGCGGCCACCTGTCCAATTTGCCTGGACTATTTCTCACGTCCCGTCTCGCTCTCCTGTGGACATGTCTTCTGCTTCGATTGCCTTCgccactgggtggcaggaagaGGGGATTTCGTGCTGGTTTGCCCCACATGTCGCTCAGTCAGTGAGAAGGTACCTATGGAAGAGTGGCTAATCGGAAAGCTGACCCTTCTAACCAGGCAACACAGTGGTCTCCTGGAGCAGAGTCTGCTCCTTAGTGAGGAGGTTCTGAGGTTCCAGGAGGATGATGTCCTGGACACAGCTACCGCCCACTCCCTCCTTGAGCTCTCCAGCGATCAGAGGAGCGTTGAATGTGGGAAGACCTCCAACAACCTGCTGGAAGACCCCAGTGGGTTCCCTCACCTGGTCTGTGTACTAGGAAACACCTGCTTCTCCTGGGGCCGCCATTACTGGGAGGTTGAAGTAGGAGAAGCCAAGGAGTGGACCCTGGGTGTCTGGCAAGGGTCAGTCGACACAAAGAGGAAGGGTGATTTAACCTCAGACCACGGTTTCTGGATCATCTGCGTAGAGGGAGGACTCATTCACCCCTGCACCAACACAGAGGTCATCGTTCCTGCAAGCCCTAGTCTTCACCGCGTAGGAGTTTTCCTGGATGTGGACTTGGGAGAGATCAAGTTTTTTGATGTTGGAAATAAAGCTCTCATCTACATGCACAGGTTCCTCTCCACCTTGGAGCCTTTTCATCCGTTCTTCTGTTTTGTACCTTTTTGA